The Thunnus thynnus chromosome 2, fThuThy2.1, whole genome shotgun sequence genome includes a region encoding these proteins:
- the slc4a5a gene encoding electrogenic sodium bicarbonate cotransporter 4, which translates to MDHGDRGMGVSHLRYEEEEDHQSIYIGVPVPRGYRRKRRRRRSSREATDVDRDRRYSHHRHPEHDQYRDIDMEEGLMDSNDQSLQDINRTMSPAAERLRYILSEDDDMPTPTLFTEMDTLQREGDELEWKESARWVKFEEKVEEGGERWSKPHVSTLSLHSLFELRTCLQTGTVLLDLEGYSLPQIVDDIIEKQIEEGMISPELREKISFVLLRKHRHQTKKPIHRSLADMGKSSSSTNRTAGPRCGPGPGPGPGQMANFNRSTEDLRMKQQPTSYGRLRHAQSRSMNDIADTPSSDQLKNKFMKKIPRDAEASNVLVGEVDFLNKPFVAFVRLAQATTLGGLTEVPVPTRFLFILLGPQGKAKSYNEIGRAIATLMVDDLFSDVAYKARDREDLIAGIDEFLDEVIVLPPGEWDPKIRIEPPKKVPSADKRKSVFSLNELGQMNGTAGGGGGLAEDEEMPAQHELGEELAFTGRFCGGLYLDIKRKLPWVPSDFYEGFHIQSISAVLFIYLGCITNAITFGGLLGDATDNYQGVMESFLGTALAGSVFCLFSGQPLIILSSTGPILIFEKLLFEFSKNNGIDYMELRLWIGIHSCLQCFLLVATDASYIIKYMTRFTEEGFSSLISFIFISDAIKKMVGSFKYYPINTNFKPDYVTAYKCECLAPDPIPMPDNSSSVSGLNVTALDWSQLSKKECLKYGGSLVGNSCKYVPDLALMSFILFFGTYSMTVSLKKFKFSRYFPTKLRKLISDFSIFMSIMTFVGLDMLIGLKTPKLIVPTEFKPTRPGRGWLVMPFGKNPWWVYVASFVPALLVTILIFMDQQISAVIVNRKENKLKKGCGYHLDLFWVGVLMAACSFLGLPWYVAATVISIAHIDSLKMESESSAPGEQPQFLGVREQRVTGILVFVLTGVSIFLAPILKFIPMPVLYGVFLYMGVASLSGIQFWDRIKLYMMPSKHQPDFSFLRHVPLRRVHLFTLIQIICLAVLWVLKSTFLAIIFPVMILGLMVVRKMLDMVFSQHDLAWLDDLLPEKEKKKKDDDKKKGKDKEKKRPKPDNSEEEEKFHSYSNHSPSSESDLDRSITLHLKISCPSSPAVPMGRGIACPVPQVKIEMESDYDSDIDHHRPRDMSSETTL; encoded by the exons ACCATCAGTCCATCTACATCGGCGTTCCAGTGCCTCGAGGATATCGACGCAAACGCAGGCGAAGGCGTTCTAGTCGTGAGGCCACCGACGTGGACAGAGATAGACGCTATAGCCACCACAGACACCCTGAGCACGACCAGTACAGAGACATAGACATGGAGGAAGGACTCATGGATTCAAATGACCAGAGTCTACAAGACATCAACCGTACAA tgtctccagcagcagagaggctacGTTACATCCTGAGTGAAGATGATGACATGCCCACGCCAACACTTTTCACTGAGATGGACACTCTGCAGCGAGAAGGGGACGAGCTGGAGTGGAAGGAGTCTGCCAG GTGGGTGAAGTTCGAGGagaaggtggaggagggaggagagaggtggAGTAAACCACACGTGTCCACGCTGTCCCTGCACAGTCTTTTCGAGCTCAGGACGTGTCTCCAGACAGGAACGGTTCTGCTGGACCTGGAAGGCTACTCACTGCCTCAGATCGTCG ACGACATCATTGAGAAACAGATCGAGGAAGGCATGATCTCTCCTGAGCTCAGGGAAAAGATCAGCTTCGTCCTGCTGAGGAAACATCGACACCAGACCAAGAAGCCGATCCACCGCTCGCTCGCCGACATGGGCAAGTCCAGCTCCTCTACCA ATCGGACTGCGGGGCCTCGATGTGGACCAGGTCCGGGGCCAGGACCGGGGCAGATGGCCAACTTCAACCGATCCACAGAAGACCTCCGAATGAAACAGCAGCCTACCAGCTACGGCCGCCTGC GTCACGCTCAGAGCAGGAGTATGAATGATATTGCAGATACTCCCAGTTCAGACCAG ctgaaaaataaattcatgaagAAGATCCCGAGAGACGCAGAGGCGTCCAATGTGTTGGTGGGTGAAGTGGATTTCCTCAACAAACCCTTCGTAGCGTTTGTCCGCCTGGCCCAAGCTACAACACTAGGAGGTCTGACTGAAGTCCCCGTACCCACCAG ATTCCTGTTTATTCTCTTGGGACCTCAAGGAAAGGCCAAGTCGTATAATGAGATCGGGCGAGCCATAGCAACGCTAATGGTGGATGAT CTCTTCAGCGATGTCGCCTACAAGGCCAGAGATCGAGAGGACCTTATCGCAGGCATAGATGAGTTTTTGGACGAGGTGATTGTGCTTCCACCTGGGGAATGGGATCCCAAAATCCGCATTGAGCCACCCAAGAAAGTCCCCTCGGCTGACAAAAG GAagtcagtgttttctttaaatgaacTCGGGCAGATGAACGGtacagctggaggaggaggaggcctgGCTGAGGATGAAGAGATGCCAGCGCAACACGAGCTCGGAGAGGAGCTGGCATTCACTGGACG CTTCTGTGGTGGTCTGTACCTGGACATAAAGAGGAAATTGCCGTGGGTGCCTAGTGATTTCTACGAGGGTTTCCACATTCAGTCCATCTCTGCTGTGCTTTTCATCTACTTGGGCTGCATCACCAACGCCATCACCTTCGGAGGCCTGCTGGGAGACGCCACGGACAACTACCAG GGTGTGATGGAGAGCTTCCTGGGTACGGCTCTGGCTGGCTCTGTGTTCTGTCTCTTCAGCGGCCAGCCCCTCATCATCCTCAGCTCCACTGGACCCATCCTCATCTTTGAAAAGCTCCTGTTTGAATTCAGCAA GAACAACGGCATCGACTACATGGAGCTGCGTCTGTGGATCGGCATCCACTCCTGCCTGCAGTGTTTCCTCCTGGTGGCCACCGACGCCAGTTACATCATCAAATACATGACACGCTTCACGGAGGAGGGCTTCTCCAGCCTcatctccttcatcttcatctctgACGCCATCAAGAAGATGGTGGGCTCCTTCAAATACTACCCAATCAACACCAACTTCAAGCCCGACTACGTCACTGCGTACAAGTGCGAGTGCCTGGCGCCAGACCCGA TTCCAATGCCAGATAACAGCTCTAGTGTCTCTGGG TTGAATGTGACAGCTCTGGACTGGAGCCAGCTGAGTAAGAAGGAGTGTCTGAAGTACGGAGGATCTCTGGTGGGAAACTCCTGCAAGTACGTCCCCGATCTGGCCCTTATGTCCTTCATCCTCTTCTTCGGCACCTACTCTATGACTGTCTCCCTCAAGAAGTTCAAGTTCAGCCGCTACTTCCCCACCAAG CTGAGGAAACTCATCAGTGACTTCTCCATCTTCATGTCCATCATGACGTTCGTGGGGCTTGACATGCTGATAGGCCTCAAAACACCAAAGTTAATCGTCCCAACAGAGTTTAAG CCGACTCGGCCGGGTCGCGGCTGGCTGGTGATGCCGTTCGGTAAGAATCCGTGGTGGGTTTATGTGGCCAGCTTCGTCCCCGCCCTCCTCGTCACCATCCTCATCTTCATGGACCAGCAGATTAGCGCCGTCATTGTCAACCGCAAGGAGAACAAACTGAAA AAAGGTTGCGGCTACCATCTGGATCTGTTCTGGGTGGGCGTCCTGATGGCCGCCTGCTCCTTCTTGGGCCTGCCGTGGTACGTCGCCGCCACCGTCATCTCCATCGCCCACATCGACTCTCTGAAGATGGAGAGTGAGTCGAGCGCTCCCGGAGAGCAGCCGCAGTTCCTCGGGGTCAG AGAACAAAGAGTGACCGGTATTTTGGTGTTTGTTCTCACCGGAGTCTCCATCTTCCTCGCTCCAATACTTAAG TTCATCCCCATGCCTGTGCTGTATGGTGTCTTCCTCTACATGGGCGTAGCTTCCCTCAGTGGGATCCAG TTCTGGGACAGGATTAAGTTGTACATGATGCCGTCCAAGCACCAGCCCGACTTCTCCTTCCTCCGCCATGTTCCTCTGAGGCGGGTACACCTGTTCACGCTGATCCAGATCATATGTCTGGCTGTTCTCTGGGTCCTCAAATCCACCTTCTTGGCTATCATCTTCCCTGTTATG ATCCTGGGTCTGATGGTGGTCCGCAAGATGCTGGACATGGTCTTCTCCCAGCATGACCTGGCCTGGCTGGACGACCTGCTGccggagaaagagaagaagaagaaggatgaCGACAAGAAGAAGGGGAAGGATAAGGAGAAGAAGAGGCCCAAACCAGACAACAGCGAGGAAGAG GAGAAGTTCCACTCCTACTCAAACCATTCTCCCAGCTCAGAGTCGGACTTGGATCGCAG